In Alphaproteobacteria bacterium, the genomic window CGGCGGATACCGCTTATCGCGCGAGCGGCGCAAGATCACGGTTGGGGAGATCGTCCGCATCGTGCGCGCAATGGAGGGTGCCGACGACCCGATCGAAAACCCCGCCGGCTCCGAGCTTGGCCGGAAGGTGGTCAGGCCGCTTTGGCAGGATTTGCAGAATGAGGTGATGGCGCGGCTCGACGCGCTGACGATCGAGGATCTTTGCTTGCGCGCGCATCAAGCGAACTTGAAGAGCGAAGCCTTCCAGAGACTGGATTTCGTGATCTGACGTTGCGACGCATCTAGGACGAACGCCATGAATCGAGCCGTAACGGAAAGTGCGGGCTTTCGCGGTCGAATTTACGACAGCATTCTCGCGACGATCGGCGCCACCCCACTCGTTCGCGTGCAACGCCTGGCGGCGGAGGCCGGATGCAAGGCGGAAATTCTCGCGAAGCTCGAATTCTTCAATCCCCTCGCCTCGGTCAAGGATCGCATCGGACTCGCCATGATCGAGGCCGCGGAACGTGACGGCAAGCTTGGGCCGAAGACGGTCATCGTCGAACCCACCTCGGGCAACACCGGCATCGCGCTCGCCTTCGTATGCGCCGCCAAGGGCCGACGCCTCATTCTGACCATGCCGGAGAGCATGTCGATCGAGCGGCGCAAGATGCTGCTTCTACTCGGTGCCGAAACCGAACTTACGCCGGCGGGCGAGGGCATGCACGGGGCGATTGCGCGGGCGGAGAAGATCGTCGCCGAGATCGGCGACGCGGTCATGCTCCAGCAATTCAACAATCCGGCCAATCCCGAAATCCACCGTGCGACGACCGCCGAGGAAATCTGGCACGACACGGGTGGAAATCTCGACGTTTTCGTTTCCGCCGTGGGTACCGGCGGGACCGTCACCGGTGTCGGCCAAGTGCTGAAGCCTCGCTTGCCGAACCTCAAGATCGTGGCCGTCGAACCCGAGGATAGTGCCGTGCTCTCCGGCGGATTGCCCGGACCGCACAAGATTCAGGGCATCGGAGCGGGGTTCGTTCCCGAAATCCTCGATGTCAAATTGATCGACGAGGTAATCCGGATCGGCAACGATACAGCGTTCCAAACCGCGCGCAAGGCGGCGAAACTCGACGGATTGCCGGTCGGAATTTCGTCAGGGGCGGCACTTGCTGCGGCGCTCGAGGTGGGTAGCAGGATGGCGATGGCGGGCAAGCGCATCGTCGTGATCATTCCGTCCTTTGCCGAGCGTTACCTCTCGACGGCCCTTTTCGAGGGACTTCGGTGACGATTTCAGACCGGCAGCTCGAGCGCTATGCGCGCAACATCATCCTCGACGAGGTCGGCGAGGACGGTCAGGAAAAGCTGCTCGCCTCCAAGGTGCTGGTCGTGGGGGCCGGCGGGCTCGGCGCGCCGGTGCTGCTCTATCTCGCGGCGGCTGGCGTCGGCACCCTTGGAATCGTCGACGACGACACGGTCGACCTCACCAATTTGCAGCGCCAGATCGTTCATGCGAGCGATCGCCTGGGACAGCCGAAGGTCGAGAGCGCCGCCGCCACGCTCAATAATCTCAATCCGGACGTTCGCCTCGTGCGGCATAATCTGCGCCTCGACGCCGAAAGCGTCGATGCCCTCCTCGCCGGCTACCACCTTGTCGTCGACGGCAGCGACAACTTCAAGACGCGCTATCTCTTGAACGATGCCTGCTATTTCGCACGAATCCCACTCGTGTCGGCGGCACTCCTGCGCTTCGACGGCCAGGTCTCGACCTTCAAGGCCTACCTCGAAGGCGATAATCCCTGCTATCGGTGCTTGTTTCCAAGCCTTCCGCCCGCCGACCTGATCCCGCGCTGCGAGGAAGCCGGCATCCTCGGCGCCATTGCCGGCGTGATTGGCTCGCTTCAGGCGACGGAAGTGCTCAAGGAACTACTGGGGCTCGGGGAGAGCCTTTCGGGGCGTCTTTTGATCTATGACGGCCTTTCGACGACGTTCCGCAAGATCAAGATCAATCGTGACGAAGGCTGCGCCCTTTGCGGGACCAATCCGACCATCGAACGCCCCATCCCTCACCGCTCCGCCTAGTGTGGCGAATTTCGCCTTCGCCACACGAGGGTGCGTTCAGAACATCGTCTCGAGGACCCGATCGGGCGGGGCGTGACCGTCGACGAAGGTCTTGATGTTTATGATCACTTTCTCGCCCATATCGATGCGGCCCTCGATGGTGGCGGAGCCCATGTGCGGCAACAGCACGACATTGGAGATTTCGAGAAGCTTCGGGTTGACCGCGGGCTCGTGCTCGAAAACATCGAGGCCCGCACCCGCGATCTCCTTCGTGCTCAACAGGCGGGCCAACGCATTCTCGTCGATGACCTCGCCGCGGGAAGTGTTGACGATATAGGCGTGGGGCCGAACGAGCTTGAGCCGACGGGCCGAGAGAAGATGGTACGTCGCCGGCGTGTGCGGGCAGTTGACCGAGATGATGTCGACATGGGCGAGCATCTGGTCGAGGCTTTCC contains:
- the cysK gene encoding cysteine synthase A produces the protein MNRAVTESAGFRGRIYDSILATIGATPLVRVQRLAAEAGCKAEILAKLEFFNPLASVKDRIGLAMIEAAERDGKLGPKTVIVEPTSGNTGIALAFVCAAKGRRLILTMPESMSIERRKMLLLLGAETELTPAGEGMHGAIARAEKIVAEIGDAVMLQQFNNPANPEIHRATTAEEIWHDTGGNLDVFVSAVGTGGTVTGVGQVLKPRLPNLKIVAVEPEDSAVLSGGLPGPHKIQGIGAGFVPEILDVKLIDEVIRIGNDTAFQTARKAAKLDGLPVGISSGAALAAALEVGSRMAMAGKRIVVIIPSFAERYLSTALFEGLR
- a CDS encoding Rrf2 family transcriptional regulator; its protein translation is MLRLSKKLIFAIEAVLDIAYNAGSEPVQSGEITRRQGIPRRYLEQVLQQLVRAGILTGVRGPRGGYRLSRERRKITVGEIVRIVRAMEGADDPIENPAGSELGRKVVRPLWQDLQNEVMARLDALTIEDLCLRAHQANLKSEAFQRLDFVI
- the moeB gene encoding molybdopterin-synthase adenylyltransferase MoeB; this encodes MTISDRQLERYARNIILDEVGEDGQEKLLASKVLVVGAGGLGAPVLLYLAAAGVGTLGIVDDDTVDLTNLQRQIVHASDRLGQPKVESAAATLNNLNPDVRLVRHNLRLDAESVDALLAGYHLVVDGSDNFKTRYLLNDACYFARIPLVSAALLRFDGQVSTFKAYLEGDNPCYRCLFPSLPPADLIPRCEEAGILGAIAGVIGSLQATEVLKELLGLGESLSGRLLIYDGLSTTFRKIKINRDEGCALCGTNPTIERPIPHRSA